In the genome of Gloeotrichia echinulata CP02, one region contains:
- a CDS encoding ISL3 family transposase — MTQLLNLPEVLVESSLQEGQVLILSVGKKAKSASCPHCGQNSRHLHQNQKCLVKDLPMGDFEVILNVNRRRFKCKKCRKTFNEKLDFLGARKRYTYRYAEYIIKQVINSNVSNVARNNGLTNEEVISMLEDVAKNVMPIDVKDLRRLGIDEISLVKGQGKFIVVLVDIDSGKLIGLVKERKQIEIKKTMRMWGEKVLSQIEEVSIDMTGNYKSLIEKICPNALVTVDRFHVTKLVHEELNRARIAENKIASELNAPERKKVFESLKGNKFTILKAENKLTEKQKDKLNRIKQASPLIARMHSLKEDFHNLFEDNKNVVTGTLELINWLKKAEPYYQRSVQTIKRWFGEIVGYFERRTTSGVVEGINNKLKLIKRSGFGFRNFRNFEIRALLSWHYPINLAR, encoded by the coding sequence ATGACTCAACTCCTAAATTTGCCTGAAGTATTAGTAGAATCAAGCCTACAAGAGGGTCAAGTCCTAATTCTATCAGTAGGTAAAAAAGCGAAAAGTGCATCGTGCCCACACTGTGGTCAAAACTCAAGACATTTACATCAAAATCAAAAATGTTTAGTGAAAGATTTACCGATGGGGGATTTTGAAGTAATACTGAATGTCAATAGACGAAGATTCAAGTGTAAAAAATGCCGAAAAACATTTAATGAAAAGCTAGATTTTCTAGGAGCAAGAAAGAGGTATACATACCGATATGCGGAATATATTATCAAACAAGTGATTAATAGTAATGTAAGTAATGTGGCAAGAAATAATGGACTAACTAATGAAGAAGTCATATCAATGCTTGAAGATGTAGCTAAAAATGTGATGCCAATAGATGTCAAAGATTTAAGAAGATTAGGAATAGATGAAATTAGTTTGGTCAAAGGACAAGGAAAATTTATTGTCGTGCTAGTAGATATAGATTCAGGTAAATTGATAGGTTTAGTAAAAGAAAGAAAACAAATTGAAATCAAAAAAACCATGAGAATGTGGGGAGAAAAAGTTTTGTCACAAATAGAAGAAGTAAGTATTGATATGACAGGCAATTATAAATCTTTAATTGAGAAGATTTGTCCAAACGCCCTTGTAACGGTAGATAGGTTCCATGTTACTAAATTAGTACATGAAGAATTAAATCGAGCTAGGATAGCAGAAAATAAAATAGCATCTGAGTTAAATGCCCCGGAAAGAAAAAAAGTATTTGAAAGTTTAAAAGGAAATAAATTTACAATTCTAAAAGCCGAGAATAAGCTCACCGAAAAGCAAAAAGATAAATTAAATAGAATTAAACAAGCTTCTCCTTTAATAGCTAGAATGCATTCATTAAAAGAAGATTTTCACAATTTATTTGAAGACAATAAAAATGTGGTAACGGGAACGCTAGAATTAATCAATTGGTTAAAAAAAGCTGAACCATATTATCAAAGAAGTGTGCAGACAATTAAACGGTGGTTTGGAGAAATAGTCGGATATTTTGAACGAAGGACTACCAGTGGAGTAGTAGAAGGAATAAATAATAAACTGAAGTTAATAAAGCGAAGTGGATTTGGATTTAGAAACTTTCGTAATTTTGAGATTAGAGCTTTACTTTCTTGGCATTATCCTATCAATTTAGCACGCTAA
- a CDS encoding DEAD/DEAH box helicase family protein, with translation MSDFSKETDARINIDDLLRQAGWNPADKSQVMTEVSAQMADGRRGRADYLLLDQRGRPLAVIEAKKRAIEPYVAKNQALPYARKLEAPFIFLSNGELIYFWDYQNDDARIVNSFFSRRDLERLLEMRSTRQPLATIEIPEYYTRQGETRLVRSYQRETMQAMDHALELGKRRFLLELPTGTGKTDLICLQLKRLIQSGYAEKILFLVDREQLAKQALEAIQDVLNQYGSYWLKPSVIRQEQQITVCLLQTMISRYREFTSGYFDVVVADECHRSIYGVWQTALTHFDAFHIGLTATPAAYIERNTFDFYNCRNEQPDFTYSIQTAFEQKYLVPYRFATGITEIIAEGAEVDEVYYDPAAFERKWTNEASNRLMMQEFDRLAWENYQELAPGQKICPGKSIVFALTKNHAARLTKYLNELHPECKGRYAEVITSDVANADDLIRQFKYEDYPQIAVSVDMLNTGFDCREVLHLVMCRTVRSPILYQQIRGRGTRTAPHIDKRKFVIYDFFGNHQYFNDSDTDIYGSWVLSVLKC, from the coding sequence ATGAGCGACTTTAGCAAAGAGACAGACGCACGTATTAATATTGATGACCTTCTCCGCCAAGCAGGATGGAACCCAGCTGATAAATCTCAGGTAATGACTGAAGTTTCGGCTCAAATGGCAGATGGTAGGAGAGGTAGAGCCGATTATCTACTGCTTGACCAAAGGGGTCGTCCCTTGGCTGTGATTGAAGCTAAGAAGCGTGCGATTGAGCCTTATGTTGCTAAAAATCAAGCACTTCCCTATGCTCGGAAGCTGGAAGCACCGTTTATTTTCCTCAGTAATGGCGAACTGATTTATTTCTGGGACTATCAAAATGATGATGCCCGGATTGTCAATTCTTTTTTCTCCCGGCGGGATTTAGAGCGATTGCTTGAAATGCGCTCAACCCGTCAACCCCTAGCTACTATTGAAATTCCTGAGTATTACACTCGACAGGGAGAAACTCGCTTAGTTCGTTCCTATCAAAGGGAAACTATGCAAGCTATGGATCATGCCCTTGAATTGGGCAAACGGCGATTTTTACTAGAACTGCCCACAGGAACAGGTAAAACTGATTTAATTTGCTTACAATTAAAACGCCTAATTCAATCGGGATATGCCGAAAAAATCCTGTTTTTAGTGGATAGAGAACAATTAGCAAAACAGGCATTAGAAGCAATTCAAGATGTTTTAAATCAGTATGGTAGCTACTGGCTCAAACCAAGTGTAATCCGGCAAGAGCAGCAAATTACAGTTTGCTTACTCCAAACAATGATTAGCCGTTATCGGGAGTTTACTAGCGGCTATTTTGATGTTGTTGTGGCTGATGAATGTCACCGTTCGATTTATGGTGTTTGGCAGACTGCACTTACTCATTTTGATGCGTTTCATATTGGTTTAACTGCCACACCAGCAGCTTACATTGAACGCAATACTTTCGATTTCTACAACTGCCGAAATGAGCAGCCAGATTTTACTTACTCTATTCAAACGGCATTTGAACAAAAGTATCTTGTTCCCTATCGGTTTGCTACTGGGATAACTGAAATTATTGCTGAAGGTGCTGAGGTTGATGAGGTTTATTATGACCCAGCAGCCTTTGAACGCAAGTGGACTAATGAGGCAAGTAACCGCCTAATGATGCAGGAATTTGATAGATTGGCTTGGGAGAATTATCAAGAATTAGCACCAGGACAAAAAATTTGTCCCGGTAAATCAATAGTATTTGCTTTGACAAAAAATCATGCAGCACGGTTAACCAAATATCTTAATGAATTACATCCAGAATGTAAGGGGCGTTACGCTGAAGTAATTACAAGTGATGTTGCTAATGCAGATGATTTAATTCGCCAATTCAAATATGAGGATTACCCACAAATTGCAGTCAGCGTTGATATGCTCAATACTGGCTTTGACTGTCGAGAAGTTTTGCATTTAGTGATGTGTCGTACTGTGCGAAGTCCAATTCTTTATCAACAGATTCGTGGACGGGGGACAAGGACTGCGCCACATATTGATAAACGCAAGTTTGTTATTTATGATTTCTTTGGAAATCACCAATATTTTAATGATAGTGATACTGATATTTATGGTTCTTGGGTACTTAGCGTGCTAAAATGTTAA
- a CDS encoding MerR family transcriptional regulator, protein MQETFFTSKEAAQITGCTLRQIQYWREKGIVVPVISDTGTGRSIYYSRSNLVELAALVYWLSTGISFDIACETLKRLKEQEPELFISGKGKRFMLLLSAQDDSVSLVEFDRERAIASLDQGKPVIPVWLDEIYQKLALKLGKS, encoded by the coding sequence ATGCAAGAAACATTTTTCACAAGTAAGGAAGCGGCTCAAATTACAGGTTGTACTCTCCGCCAGATCCAGTATTGGCGAGAGAAGGGGATTGTTGTACCTGTAATTAGTGATACGGGAACGGGACGCAGTATTTATTACTCCAGATCTAATTTGGTGGAACTGGCAGCTTTGGTATATTGGCTGTCTACGGGGATAAGTTTTGATATTGCCTGTGAAACTCTCAAAAGGCTCAAAGAACAAGAACCGGAGTTGTTTATTTCTGGTAAGGGGAAGCGGTTTATGTTGCTATTATCAGCACAGGATGATTCGGTTTCTCTAGTAGAATTTGATAGGGAAAGAGCGATCGCATCCCTAGATCAAGGTAAGCCTGTAATTCCGGTGTGGTTGGACGAGATTTATCAAAAGTTGGCGCTGAAGTTGGGAAAAAGTTAA
- the tnpA gene encoding IS200/IS605 family transposase: protein MPLRLFGQVLPRKGSHSVFSIRQHFVFVTKYRRKTITASMLERLPEIFANVCRKTKCRLIEFSGEVDHVHLLVDFHPDNNLSVLVGSLKSASSRIIQKEFSEHLSNFYRQPVFWSSSYYVSSTGGAPIEKIKQYIQSQESPNE from the coding sequence CTGCCCCTCCGCCTCTTTGGTCAAGTTCTTCCCAGAAAAGGCTCTCATTCTGTTTTCTCTATTCGCCAACATTTTGTGTTTGTAACCAAGTACAGACGCAAAACAATAACCGCTTCAATGTTGGAACGGTTGCCAGAAATATTTGCAAATGTCTGTAGAAAAACCAAGTGCAGACTAATCGAGTTTTCAGGCGAAGTGGATCATGTTCATTTGCTAGTTGATTTCCACCCAGATAACAACTTATCCGTTCTTGTAGGTAGTCTAAAATCAGCATCAAGCAGAATTATTCAGAAAGAATTCTCAGAACATCTATCTAATTTTTATCGTCAACCTGTTTTTTGGTCTAGTTCATATTATGTCTCTTCTACTGGCGGCGCACCAATTGAAAAAATCAAGCAATATATACAATCTCAAGAATCCCCAAATGAATGA